The Porites lutea chromosome 4, jaPorLute2.1, whole genome shotgun sequence genome contains a region encoding:
- the LOC140934251 gene encoding uncharacterized protein, whose protein sequence is MARKPKMLNILVTDNETKRIISFQKGGEVKEFRHLFLEALLDVLLDKVAPANFKFQRYADNFEECVDVNNKERFDEDELKLLALVSKREKQSEQTGATMSQNLLRFIIRHKSSTGGNMFRSFQMPITKMLNFHGQHDGAKRLISFQKGGYPWPSAYNRNFMKETSKASGGEATPNHPHPHPHPGPHVHWVFPWIHVHNEGAIVFPQTHLFSALQFSSPIKPHPVEPDTDYRMWSPVCRQSDGLVQRDPTNNNVNCKGAFGDTTGRTVMTTSDINLNYVSLLFKDLTTMKQYVMMAQTGTSGNINIEAVETSSDSGPYPDEAKFAPDHFWSYTIFRNKFYNQKYLGCDGTGNMTLVDMAFPHYPNPQALFILNKVPDSLTK, encoded by the exons ATGGCGAGGAAGCCTAAAATGTTAAATATTCTAGTGACCGACAATGAAACCAAGCGCATCATCTCTTTTCAGAAGGGAGGGGAGGTCAAGGAATTTCGCCATCTTTTTCTGGAAGCCCTTCTAGATGTGTTATTAGACAAAGTTGCCCCGGCAAATTTTAAGTTCCAGCGATATGCTGACAACTTCGAAGAATGCGTAGATGTTAATAACAAAGAAAGGTTTGATGAGGACGAATTAAAACTTCTAGCCTTGGTATCTAAACGAGAAAAACAG AGTGAACAAACAGGAGCAACAATGTCCCAAAACTTATTGCGTTTTATAATTCGTCACAAATCATCGACCGGTGGAAATATG TTTAGAAGTTTCCAGATGCCTATTACTAAGATGTTAAACTTTCATGGGCAACACGATGGTGCGAAACGCTTGATTTCTTTCCAGAAAGGAGGATATCCTTGGCCTTCAGCCTATAACCGCAATTTTATG AAAGAAACATCGAAGGCAAGTGGGGGAGAGGCGACACCGAACCaccctcatcctcatcctcatccagGACCACATGTACACTGGGTTTTTCCTTGGATTCATGTACATAACGAGGGTGCGATAGTCTTCCCGCAAACACATCTCTTTTCTGCTCTACAGTTCAGCTCACCCATTAAGCCTCACCCAGTTGAACCGGACACCGATTATCGGATGTGGAGTCCTGTTTGCAGGCAGAGTGACGGCTTGGTGCAGCGTGATCCAACTAACAACAATGTGAATTGTAAAGGAGCCTTCGGTGATACAACAGGCAGGA CTGTGATGACTACAAGTGACATCAATCTGAACTATGTCAGTCTACTCTTCAAGGACTTGACCACGATGAAACAGTACGTCATGATGGCACAAACTGGCACAAGCGGCAATATAAACATAGAGGCTGTG GAAACTTCCTCTGACTCAGGACCGTATCCCGACGAAGCAAAATTTGCACCTGACCACTTTTGGAGTTATACCATTTTCCGGAACAAGTTCTACAACCAAAAGTACTTGGGCTGTGATGGCACTGGCAACATGACACTGGTGGATATGGCCTTTCCACATTATCCAAATCCACAAGCTCTGTTTATTCTGAACAAAGTTCCAGATTCACTCACAAAGTAG